A window from Nitrosopumilus adriaticus encodes these proteins:
- a CDS encoding fibronectin type III domain-containing protein, giving the protein MRCELLGISIITAIILLGSIESSFAEESLSWKSEYLVGILDSEIDASVPVTITTFSKDSLKLEWEKPTISKDKKITGFEILRKDLNSDYHKVAEITNPKIFSYLDMNLDEGYYGYKIVPVLMKIESNKIPMHGIDRQHSFFPIYVQGQQLVAQYLLKQNCLKCFDESFKEIDDIFQYDFPEYNKRVNNEYQQNLDSESLRTKNLFESLFKIKSNH; this is encoded by the coding sequence ATGAGATGTGAATTACTAGGAATTAGCATTATCACTGCTATAATATTACTTGGATCTATAGAAAGTTCTTTTGCTGAAGAATCACTATCCTGGAAATCAGAATATCTGGTTGGAATTCTTGATTCAGAAATTGATGCATCTGTCCCAGTTACAATCACTACTTTCTCAAAAGACTCACTGAAACTCGAATGGGAAAAACCAACTATTTCAAAAGACAAAAAAATAACTGGATTTGAAATACTGAGAAAAGATTTAAATTCAGACTATCATAAAGTTGCAGAAATTACAAATCCAAAAATATTTTCTTATCTGGATATGAATCTGGATGAAGGGTACTATGGATACAAAATAGTTCCTGTATTAATGAAAATTGAATCAAACAAAATTCCAATGCATGGTATTGATAGGCAGCACAGTTTCTTTCCAATTTATGTTCAAGGACAACAGCTAGTTGCTCAATATTTGCTAAAACAAAACTGTTTGAAATGCTTTGATGAATCTTTTAAAGAAATAGATGATATTTTCCAATATGATTTTCCTGAATATAACAAGCGAGTTAACAATGAATATCAACAAAACTTAGATTCAGAATCTCTTAGAACAAAAAATCTTTTTGAGTCCCTATTCAAAATAAAAAGCAATCATTGA
- a CDS encoding translin family protein, whose product MTLKNVKTSLNKISKSLGVVQDSREFLLKNTREIIILCSKSIIAVHKGELETGKNNLKQADILLKKYKKKATGGLERYLITPEQEFVEAACLIAIVEKKEIPSDKKLSVMPESYVLGLLDCVGELKRMVFDKIRVGKIDDATRIFDIMENLYMNLYTFSLYDKVVKEARRKIDVNRILVDDVRSAITEEKRRSELIKTLQKLE is encoded by the coding sequence ATGACTTTAAAAAATGTCAAAACATCATTAAACAAAATTTCAAAATCTTTAGGAGTAGTTCAAGATTCAAGAGAATTTTTATTGAAAAACACTAGAGAGATCATTATTCTATGTAGCAAATCAATTATCGCAGTTCATAAAGGAGAACTTGAGACAGGCAAAAACAATCTAAAACAGGCAGATATTCTCTTAAAAAAATACAAGAAAAAAGCAACGGGGGGACTAGAAAGATATCTAATTACACCAGAGCAAGAATTTGTAGAGGCAGCATGTCTAATTGCAATTGTTGAAAAAAAAGAGATTCCTTCTGACAAGAAATTATCAGTAATGCCAGAGTCATATGTCCTAGGATTGCTTGATTGTGTTGGAGAACTAAAAAGAATGGTATTTGACAAAATTCGAGTAGGAAAAATAGATGATGCTACTAGAATTTTTGATATAATGGAGAATCTGTATATGAATTTGTATACTTTTTCATTATATGACAAAGTAGTCAAAGAGGCTAGAAGAAAAATAGATGTAAATAGAATTCTAGTAGATGATGTCAGATCTGCAATTACAGAAGAAAAAAGACGTAGTGAATTAATCAAAACTTTACAAAAACTAGAATAA
- a CDS encoding DNA-directed RNA polymerase subunit N, with protein sequence MLIPVRCFTCGNLVADKFEDYQNKIKSGEDPVKTLDSLGIERYCCRRMLLTTVETIQQVIPFYEAIQRRKQEVQSELE encoded by the coding sequence ATGTTAATACCTGTAAGATGTTTTACTTGTGGAAATTTAGTTGCAGACAAGTTTGAGGATTATCAAAATAAAATTAAATCAGGAGAAGATCCAGTTAAAACTCTGGATTCCTTAGGAATTGAAAGATATTGTTGCAGAAGAATGCTTTTGACTACCGTAGAAACAATTCAGCAAGTAATTCCATTTTATGAAGCAATTCAGAGAAGAAAACAAGAAGTTCAATCTGAGTTAGAATAA
- the eno gene encoding phosphopyruvate hydratase → MAKISSIEGRTLYNSRGTKTIEVDVESEGKFLGRVCAPSGASVGKYEAVSFPNGKPEESLKILKENANKFIGLESSDLKEIHNTLKSLDDSTNYANIGGALAFAVTIASMESASKASGQELFQILSSESSFKFPFPIGNILGGGAHAGPGTPDIQEILICATGSKTIEDAIETNLLVHKELRSVLEKEDPHFTNGRGDEGGWAPKLENIKALEVSSKACENLGFTLGKEVSLGVDFASSTQWNEEKGKYVYDRAGFENSPGEQIDFAAGIIEKFKLIYAEDAVHEEAFEDMAELTAKFPDTLVTGDDLTVTNKDILTKAIGLKSCNAAILKVNQAGSLYDAFEFASVANQNNVKLITSHRSGESTDSQISHIGLATKSKMLKVGVVGGERVAKLNELLRLSEHDLIRGMVEI, encoded by the coding sequence TTGGCCAAAATATCCTCAATTGAAGGACGTACTCTATACAACAGTAGAGGAACAAAAACTATTGAAGTTGATGTTGAATCTGAAGGAAAATTTCTAGGCAGAGTTTGTGCACCTTCAGGTGCAAGTGTCGGAAAATATGAAGCAGTAAGTTTTCCCAATGGAAAACCTGAAGAAAGTCTGAAAATTTTAAAAGAAAATGCCAATAAATTCATCGGCTTAGAATCCTCAGATCTTAAAGAAATCCACAACACGCTGAAAAGTTTGGATGATTCTACAAATTATGCAAACATAGGCGGAGCATTAGCTTTTGCAGTAACAATTGCATCAATGGAATCAGCATCAAAAGCTTCTGGTCAGGAATTGTTTCAAATATTATCATCAGAATCATCGTTCAAATTCCCATTTCCAATAGGCAATATTTTAGGTGGAGGAGCACATGCAGGTCCTGGAACCCCAGACATTCAAGAGATTCTAATTTGTGCTACAGGTTCAAAAACTATCGAAGACGCAATTGAAACAAATTTGTTAGTTCACAAAGAATTACGTAGTGTTTTAGAAAAAGAAGATCCTCATTTTACAAATGGGAGAGGAGATGAAGGAGGATGGGCACCAAAATTAGAAAACATAAAAGCTCTAGAAGTTTCTTCAAAAGCTTGTGAAAATTTAGGATTCACATTAGGTAAAGAAGTATCATTAGGTGTAGATTTTGCATCATCTACCCAGTGGAATGAGGAAAAAGGAAAATATGTTTATGACAGAGCAGGATTTGAAAACTCCCCAGGAGAACAAATAGATTTTGCAGCAGGCATTATTGAAAAATTCAAATTAATTTATGCAGAAGATGCAGTTCATGAAGAGGCGTTTGAAGATATGGCAGAACTGACAGCAAAATTTCCAGACACATTAGTCACAGGAGATGATCTTACAGTTACAAACAAAGACATTCTGACAAAAGCAATTGGCTTAAAATCATGTAATGCTGCAATTCTCAAAGTTAATCAGGCAGGTAGTCTTTATGATGCATTTGAATTTGCTAGTGTTGCAAATCAAAATAATGTTAAACTAATCACATCACATAGATCGGGCGAATCTACGGATTCACAAATTTCCCACATTGGTCTTGCTACAAAGTCAAAAATGCTCAAAGTAGGAGTGGTAGGAGGAGAAAGAGTGGCAAAATTAAATGAATTATTACGCCTCTCAGAGCATGATTTAATACGCGGTATGGTAGAGATTTAA
- the rpsB gene encoding 30S ribosomal protein S2 codes for MSQQAETTDIKKKILATGIRVGTQVKTKFMKSFITKASPEGLYMLDLDITLEKIKTAAKFINRLGADNLIVCSGRQYAETPIEKFCEMLNSKKLLGRFMPGTLTNPSLPYYIEPKLVLISDPQVDEQAIIEATNAGIPIIGIANTDNITSNLDVIIPANNRGRKALATVYWLLVRQVLIERGELKEDESMKYEIDDFETKITEEEIE; via the coding sequence ATGAGCCAACAAGCAGAAACAACTGACATTAAGAAGAAGATCCTAGCTACTGGAATCAGAGTAGGAACTCAAGTAAAGACAAAATTCATGAAATCATTCATCACCAAAGCCAGTCCTGAAGGCCTTTACATGCTTGATTTGGACATTACGCTAGAGAAAATTAAAACTGCAGCCAAATTCATCAACAGATTAGGTGCAGACAATCTCATCGTATGCTCAGGTAGACAATATGCAGAAACACCAATTGAAAAATTCTGTGAGATGTTAAATTCAAAGAAATTACTTGGAAGATTTATGCCCGGAACATTGACAAATCCATCATTACCATATTACATTGAACCAAAATTGGTGTTAATTTCAGATCCTCAAGTGGATGAACAAGCTATCATTGAAGCAACCAATGCAGGAATTCCAATCATAGGAATTGCAAACACAGATAACATCACATCTAATCTTGATGTAATTATTCCTGCAAATAATAGAGGAAGAAAAGCTCTTGCTACAGTCTACTGGCTACTTGTACGCCAAGTACTAATTGAAAGAGGAGAGCTAAAAGAAGATGAATCAATGAAATATGAAATTGATGATTTTGAAACAAAGATTACCGAAGAGGAAATCGAGTAA
- the mvk gene encoding mevalonate kinase produces the protein MKSKASAPGKVILFGEHFVVYGVKAILCAIDKRITVSAEKTKERKISIISNIGKLELEKNTSLSEINSPLKPFYFLANKIIKNHDTGIEIIVESDIPLGVGLGSSSACCVAGAAAISRLFSNTTKEEILKLAIEAEKTIFQNTSGADCTVCTYGGIMEYDKENGFTTIESQPNFHLVIANSNIEHSTKVVVAGVKEFKEKNEIEFTTLCNNESKLVDEVLKEIKENNIKEIGNRVTQNQEYLEKIGISNDKLRDMIKIGKNGSFGAKITGAGGGGCIFALTDESNLEKTIKQFKEKNYDCFSAKIDFRGLDTF, from the coding sequence TTGAAATCTAAAGCTTCTGCTCCAGGAAAAGTAATTCTTTTCGGAGAACATTTTGTAGTATATGGAGTAAAAGCTATCCTTTGTGCAATTGACAAAAGAATCACCGTTTCTGCAGAAAAAACTAAGGAGAGAAAAATTTCCATCATATCAAATATTGGCAAACTAGAACTAGAGAAAAACACATCACTTTCAGAAATTAATTCTCCACTAAAACCATTTTATTTTTTAGCAAATAAAATAATAAAAAATCACGATACGGGAATTGAAATTATAGTAGAATCAGACATTCCATTAGGGGTTGGGTTGGGTTCATCATCTGCCTGTTGTGTTGCAGGAGCTGCTGCAATTTCCAGATTATTTTCAAATACAACCAAAGAGGAGATTCTAAAACTTGCAATTGAAGCTGAAAAAACAATTTTTCAGAATACATCAGGGGCAGATTGCACTGTTTGCACATATGGTGGAATAATGGAATATGATAAAGAAAATGGATTTACCACAATAGAATCTCAGCCTAATTTTCATTTAGTAATTGCAAATTCAAACATTGAGCATTCAACAAAAGTAGTAGTTGCAGGAGTAAAAGAATTTAAAGAAAAAAATGAGATAGAATTCACCACATTATGTAACAACGAATCAAAATTAGTAGATGAGGTTTTGAAGGAAATAAAAGAAAACAACATCAAAGAAATTGGGAATAGAGTAACTCAAAATCAAGAATATCTTGAAAAAATAGGAATATCTAATGACAAATTAAGGGACATGATTAAAATTGGAAAAAATGGATCTTTTGGAGCAAAAATCACGGGTGCAGGTGGTGGTGGATGTATTTTTGCTTTAACAGATGAATCTAATCTAGAGAAGACGATAAAACAATTCAAGGAGAAAAATTATGATTGCTTTTCAGCCAAAATCGATTTCAGAGGACTGGATACTTTTTAA
- a CDS encoding isopentenyl phosphate kinase: MILIKLGGSIITNKEKPLSPRKKTIDNLTKSLKKISEPMIIVHGGGSYGHYWSVKYDMHTKEKKYDPKGVAIVKNSMIELNKIILDSMLQNKLNPYCLPPTDFMSGNKPIIKKIKEIEKISKSRLIPVTYGDALWYGQNKTYILSGDKIMTHLAKILKPRLCIFALNEDGLYADLKSKKLIYELKGEHPSISENKMDVTGGMTRKVEEATKISKMGMNVFFVNGNKPERIVKAVKNRKYEGTLFRSK, from the coding sequence ATGATTCTAATAAAATTAGGAGGATCTATTATTACAAATAAAGAAAAACCACTATCACCAAGGAAAAAAACAATCGACAATCTTACTAAGAGTTTAAAGAAAATCAGCGAACCCATGATCATTGTTCATGGTGGTGGCTCGTATGGACATTATTGGTCTGTAAAATACGATATGCATACTAAAGAAAAAAAATACGATCCAAAAGGTGTCGCTATTGTAAAAAATTCAATGATTGAATTAAACAAAATAATTTTAGATTCAATGTTACAAAATAAACTAAACCCATATTGTTTGCCACCAACAGATTTCATGTCAGGAAACAAACCAATAATTAAAAAAATCAAAGAGATTGAGAAAATTTCCAAATCAAGATTAATTCCAGTTACATATGGAGATGCACTGTGGTATGGGCAAAATAAAACTTACATATTATCTGGAGACAAGATAATGACTCATCTAGCAAAAATACTAAAACCCAGACTTTGTATTTTTGCATTAAATGAAGATGGCTTGTATGCAGATCTAAAATCTAAAAAATTAATTTATGAATTAAAAGGAGAACACCCCTCAATATCTGAAAATAAGATGGACGTCACCGGTGGTATGACTAGAAAAGTGGAAGAGGCAACAAAAATTTCGAAAATGGGAATGAATGTATTCTTTGTGAACGGAAACAAGCCTGAAAGAATTGTAAAAGCGGTTAAAAATAGGAAATATGAAGGAACATTGTTTAGGAGTAAATGA
- the idi gene encoding isopentenyl-diphosphate Delta-isomerase produces MPEELVILVDENDNPIGTEEKVKCHLPDGKLHRAFTALLFDKDGRLVLTRRAKEKMLWPNDWDGTFASHPRESETYVSSGERRMPEELGITGNLDYLHKFEYHVPYKDVGAENEICGTLVGVIDKSTELKEIDGEIDEIKWISATELISELNSNPQNYCPWMLIALELLEKSEQSMLEKYSNILSPWLNNEIHEGLQKAIKVHLPKEKWRLVNEKN; encoded by the coding sequence ATGCCAGAAGAATTAGTGATTTTAGTTGATGAAAATGACAACCCAATCGGTACTGAAGAAAAAGTAAAGTGTCATTTACCAGATGGAAAACTTCACAGAGCATTTACTGCATTATTATTTGATAAAGATGGAAGGCTTGTTCTTACAAGACGAGCAAAGGAAAAAATGCTTTGGCCAAATGATTGGGACGGAACATTTGCAAGCCATCCCAGAGAATCAGAAACATATGTATCATCTGGGGAAAGAAGAATGCCAGAAGAATTAGGAATTACTGGAAATCTAGACTATCTTCACAAATTTGAGTATCATGTTCCATACAAAGATGTAGGCGCTGAAAATGAAATTTGCGGAACGCTGGTTGGAGTAATTGACAAATCTACAGAATTAAAAGAAATTGATGGTGAAATAGATGAAATAAAGTGGATTTCAGCAACAGAGTTAATCTCAGAACTAAATTCAAACCCACAAAACTATTGCCCATGGATGCTTATTGCATTAGAATTACTTGAGAAATCAGAACAGTCAATGCTTGAAAAGTATTCAAATATTTTATCTCCATGGTTGAATAATGAAATCCATGAAGGATTGCAAAAAGCAATCAAAGTTCATTTACCAAAAGAAAAATGGAGATTAGTAAATGAAAAAAACTAA
- a CDS encoding polyprenyl synthetase family protein, producing the protein MKKTKQIEKNAKTVNKYLKSKLKGNPKKLYDAAGHLIVNGGKRLRPYMVIRSCQILGGNSSNAMPAASAVEMVHNFTLVHDDIMDNDEMRHGVPTVHKKFGMPIAILAGDVLFSKAFQVITDSKLSPIAVTQLVSRLAKGCVDVCEGQLLDVKMAEEGRIPTQSDYITMVSKKTAALFDVSCAMGAICATDKDNDISNLSSFGRNLGIAFQITDDLIGVMGDPKITKKPVGNDLREGKKSLPILMAIKSAKGNDKKIILKAFGNSKISKNELNKAVEVIRSLNIEENVRKQALKYADKAEKSLSKYSGPAKEELISLLDFVVKRSV; encoded by the coding sequence ATGAAAAAAACTAAACAAATTGAAAAAAATGCCAAAACTGTAAACAAATATCTTAAATCAAAGCTAAAAGGAAATCCAAAAAAACTCTATGATGCAGCAGGACATCTAATAGTTAATGGAGGAAAAAGACTTAGACCATACATGGTAATTAGAAGTTGCCAAATTTTGGGAGGAAATAGTTCCAATGCAATGCCAGCTGCAAGTGCAGTTGAAATGGTTCATAATTTTACCCTAGTTCATGACGATATTATGGATAATGATGAAATGCGTCACGGAGTACCTACAGTACACAAAAAATTTGGAATGCCTATTGCAATTCTAGCAGGAGATGTTTTATTTTCAAAAGCATTTCAAGTGATTACAGATTCTAAATTATCACCTATTGCCGTAACCCAGTTGGTTTCAAGACTTGCTAAAGGATGTGTTGATGTTTGTGAAGGTCAATTACTTGATGTTAAAATGGCAGAGGAGGGAAGAATTCCAACACAATCAGATTATATTACAATGGTCAGCAAAAAAACAGCAGCATTGTTTGATGTATCATGTGCTATGGGAGCAATATGTGCAACAGACAAAGATAATGATATATCAAATTTATCATCATTTGGAAGAAACTTAGGGATAGCATTTCAAATAACAGATGATTTAATCGGAGTGATGGGAGATCCAAAGATTACAAAAAAACCAGTTGGAAATGATCTTAGAGAAGGTAAAAAATCACTTCCAATTTTGATGGCAATAAAATCAGCAAAAGGCAATGATAAAAAAATTATTTTAAAGGCATTTGGAAATTCAAAAATTTCAAAAAATGAGCTAAACAAGGCTGTGGAAGTAATTCGTTCTCTAAATATTGAAGAAAATGTAAGAAAACAGGCTCTAAAATATGCAGATA